From a region of the Buchnera aphidicola str. Ak (Acyrthosiphon kondoi) genome:
- a CDS encoding integration host factor subunit alpha gives MVLTKAEISENLFEKLQLTKQDSKKFVEFFFEEVRKSLEKGEDVKLSGFGNFQIKNKKARPGRNPRTGESFLITARRVVTFKAGQKLKAKIDHFLIKKNNHI, from the coding sequence ATGGTTCTTACAAAAGCTGAAATTTCAGAAAATTTATTCGAAAAGTTACAATTAACTAAACAAGATTCAAAAAAATTTGTAGAATTTTTTTTTGAGGAAGTTAGGAAATCTTTAGAGAAAGGAGAAGATGTTAAATTGTCTGGATTTGGAAATTTTCAAATAAAGAACAAAAAAGCTCGTCCTGGTAGAAATCCTAGAACAGGAGAAAGTTTTCTTATAACAGCTAGACGAGTAGTGACGTTTAAAGCCGGTCAAAAACTCAAGGCCAAAATTGATCATTTTTTAATAAAAAAAAATAATCATATCTAA
- the tgt gene encoding tRNA guanosine(34) transglycosylase Tgt, producing the protein MNFQLLHQDGNARYGFFNFNKKIIETPIFMPVGTYGAVRSISTEEIKKTGSKIILANAFHLYFRPGHKIVKLHGSLHDFMNWSGPILTDSGGFQIFSLSQFCKVNNEGVLFKNHINGKNIFLTPEISMKIQLDLGSNIVMIFDECISYTQDWEKTKSAMERSLIWAKKSRLYFDSHKNKNLLFGIIHGGVYSSLRDISLKELIKIGFDGYALGGLAVGEPKKEMYRLLDHVCPQIPKNKPRYLMGVGKPEDLIEGVNRGIDMFDCVMPTRNARNGYLFVTNGIIKIRNKQYKEDLSCLDSACTCYTCRYYTRSYLHHLSSCNEMLGARLNTIHNLHYYQTLMSNIRNSIKNNKFRQFVLNFYKQKNKINF; encoded by the coding sequence ATGAATTTTCAACTTTTACATCAAGATGGAAATGCTAGATATGGTTTTTTTAATTTTAATAAAAAAATAATAGAAACACCTATTTTTATGCCAGTTGGTACTTATGGTGCTGTAAGAAGTATCAGTACAGAAGAAATTAAAAAGACTGGAAGTAAAATTATTTTAGCTAATGCATTTCATTTATATTTTAGACCTGGACATAAAATAGTCAAATTACATGGAAGTTTACATGATTTTATGAATTGGTCTGGACCTATTCTTACAGATTCTGGAGGATTCCAAATTTTTAGTCTTTCACAGTTTTGTAAAGTTAATAATGAAGGAGTTCTTTTTAAAAATCACATCAATGGAAAAAATATTTTTTTAACTCCAGAAATTTCTATGAAAATTCAATTAGATTTAGGTTCGAATATTGTTATGATTTTTGATGAATGTATTTCATATACTCAAGATTGGGAAAAAACAAAAAGTGCAATGGAGAGATCATTAATTTGGGCAAAAAAAAGTCGTTTATATTTCGATTCTCATAAAAATAAAAATTTATTATTTGGGATTATTCATGGAGGAGTGTACTCATCTTTACGTGATATATCACTAAAAGAATTAATAAAAATAGGTTTTGACGGATATGCATTGGGTGGTTTAGCTGTTGGAGAACCAAAAAAAGAAATGTATAGATTATTAGATCATGTTTGTCCTCAAATACCAAAAAATAAACCTCGATATTTAATGGGAGTAGGTAAACCAGAAGATTTAATAGAAGGAGTTAATCGGGGTATAGATATGTTTGATTGTGTCATGCCCACTCGAAACGCTAGAAATGGATATTTGTTTGTTACAAATGGCATAATTAAAATTAGAAATAAACAATACAAGGAAGATTTATCTTGTTTAGATAGTGCTTGTACTTGCTATACTTGTCGATATTATACTCGTTCTTATTTACATCATTTATCTTCTTGTAATGAAATGTTAGGAGCTCGTTTAAATACAATACATAATTTACATTACTATCAGACGTTAATGTCTAATATAAGAAATTCAATAAAAAATAATAAATTTCGTCAATTTGTATTGAATTTTTATAAGCAAAAAAATAAAATAAATTTTTAA
- the yajC gene encoding preprotein translocase subunit YajC produces MSFFIQNANAAVSETLENNNSYSLIFMVIIFLLVFYFMLFRPQQKKDKEHKNLMNSLVQGDEVMTTSGFLGRIKKITKNGYILLQLNDTTEIFIKQEFISSLLPKGTLRSL; encoded by the coding sequence ATGAGTTTTTTTATTCAAAATGCAAATGCTGCAGTTTCTGAAACATTAGAAAATAATAATTCATATTCTTTGATATTTATGGTGATAATATTTTTATTAGTTTTTTATTTTATGCTGTTTCGTCCTCAACAAAAGAAAGACAAAGAACATAAAAATCTTATGAATTCTCTTGTTCAGGGAGATGAAGTGATGACTACTAGTGGTTTTTTAGGACGAATTAAAAAAATTACAAAAAATGGATATATTTTGCTTCAATTAAACGATACAACTGAAATATTCATAAAGCAAGAATTTATTTCATCATTATTACCTAAAGGCACTTTACGATCTTTATAA
- the glyS gene encoding glycine--tRNA ligase subunit beta, with amino-acid sequence MKKKTLLIEIGTEELPSRLLSKISLCFYENFIRELNSYNITYKSIKHFSTPRRLALKITDIDTTDKFIEIKKRGPSILNSYDKNGFLTEAAICWLKHCKININQASHLKNEKGEWLLYKKIKKQENTERLIPKITELALKKIFIKKAMRWEENNQKFFRPIRNIVILLDNQIISGKIFNVSSNNLLQNHLSSKDDQIKINNAENYPKILFQKNNIIADYEIRKETILKKIKETAQNINGFAKNSNYLIEEVTALVESPTALLATFEKKFLKMPKKILIYTIEKQQKCFPIYNSKKELLPYFIFISNINSKEPEKIIIGNQKVMHARLSDANFFFKNDRKVKLEHYLLSLKKVLFHNNLGSLYEKTLRLQLLIEWIAKYSHSNVQDAIRSAMLSKCDLVTNTVCEFPELQGTIGMYCALEDQEKKDIAIALKEQYLPAFSGDKLPYTSIGCALSITDKMDTLSGMFYVGNTLSSDKDPFGLRRLAIGIIRIIIEKNILLDLKDLINKSLYLYNKENSNNTVLSNKIIKFFIKRLFYWYQETGYSIKVIKSVLSYQSTQLIDIHQKIQAISFFQKLESSKSIILSIKRISNILEKENEKITGYINIKLMIEAEEIILFNQIENFNIYTRTLFLEKRYQDILVKIKDLEKPICNFFKKVKIHHPNSRIRLNRLLILDKLKKFSFP; translated from the coding sequence ATGAAAAAAAAAACATTATTAATTGAAATAGGTACAGAAGAACTACCTTCTAGATTGCTTTCAAAAATATCTTTATGTTTTTATGAAAACTTTATTAGAGAATTAAATTCTTATAATATTACATATAAAAGTATTAAGCACTTTTCCACTCCAAGAAGACTCGCATTAAAAATTACAGATATTGATACAACAGATAAATTCATAGAAATTAAAAAAAGAGGTCCATCGATATTAAATTCTTACGATAAAAATGGATTTTTAACAGAAGCTGCTATTTGTTGGTTAAAACATTGTAAAATTAACATAAATCAAGCTAGTCATTTAAAAAACGAAAAAGGTGAGTGGTTATTATATAAAAAAATAAAAAAACAGGAAAATACCGAACGATTAATTCCCAAAATTACTGAATTAGCTCTTAAAAAAATCTTTATAAAAAAAGCTATGCGATGGGAAGAAAATAATCAAAAATTCTTTCGTCCTATTCGTAATATTGTAATATTATTAGATAATCAAATTATTTCAGGAAAGATATTTAATGTTTCTTCTAATAATCTTCTTCAAAATCATCTTTCTTCAAAAGACGATCAAATAAAAATTAATAATGCAGAAAATTATCCAAAAATTCTTTTCCAAAAAAATAACATTATTGCTGATTATGAAATTCGAAAAGAAACAATTTTAAAAAAAATCAAAGAAACTGCACAAAATATTAATGGATTTGCAAAAAATAGTAATTATTTAATTGAAGAAGTGACTGCTTTAGTAGAATCACCTACAGCACTTTTAGCAACTTTTGAAAAAAAATTCCTTAAGATGCCAAAAAAAATATTAATATACACTATAGAAAAACAACAAAAATGTTTTCCAATATATAATTCCAAGAAAGAACTTCTTCCGTATTTTATTTTTATTTCTAATATTAATTCAAAAGAACCAGAAAAGATTATTATAGGAAATCAAAAAGTAATGCATGCACGACTTTCAGATGCTAATTTTTTTTTTAAAAATGATAGAAAAGTAAAATTAGAACATTATCTTTTATCTCTAAAAAAAGTTTTATTCCATAATAACCTTGGTTCATTATATGAAAAAACACTACGGCTTCAATTGCTTATAGAATGGATTGCTAAATATAGTCATAGCAATGTACAAGATGCAATCAGATCAGCAATGCTATCTAAATGTGATCTCGTAACTAATACAGTATGTGAGTTCCCAGAATTACAAGGCACTATAGGCATGTACTGTGCTTTAGAAGATCAAGAAAAAAAAGATATTGCTATTGCTCTTAAAGAACAATATCTACCAGCTTTTTCAGGGGATAAGCTTCCATACACTTCAATAGGTTGTGCATTATCAATTACTGATAAAATGGATACTTTATCAGGAATGTTTTATGTTGGAAACACTCTAAGTTCAGATAAAGATCCATTTGGATTAAGACGTTTAGCTATAGGCATAATACGTATTATTATAGAAAAAAACATATTATTAGATTTAAAAGATTTAATTAATAAAAGTCTTTATCTGTATAATAAAGAAAATTCTAATAATACGGTTTTATCTAATAAAATTATTAAGTTTTTTATAAAAAGACTATTTTATTGGTATCAAGAAACAGGATATAGTATAAAAGTTATCAAATCAGTATTATCATATCAATCAACACAACTAATAGATATTCATCAAAAAATACAAGCTATATCTTTTTTCCAAAAATTAGAAAGTTCAAAATCAATAATATTATCTATTAAAAGAATATCTAATATTTTAGAAAAAGAAAATGAGAAAATTACTGGATACATAAATATCAAACTAATGATAGAAGCAGAAGAAATCATATTATTTAATCAAATAGAAAATTTTAATATTTATACAAGAACTTTATTTTTAGAAAAAAGATATCAAGATATTTTAGTTAAAATAAAAGATCTTGAAAAACCTATATGCAATTTTTTTAAGAAAGTAAAAATACATCATCCCAACTCTAGGATACGATTAAATCGATTACTAATATTGGATAAATTAAAAAAATTTTCTTTTCCATAG
- the glyQ gene encoding glycine--tRNA ligase subunit alpha — protein MKNYHNNFYHLIKTLQEYWSQQQCTIFQPLDLPIGAGTFHNITFLGTIGPEPINAAYVQACRRPSDGRYGENPNRLQHYYQFQVIIKPPPKNIQNLYLNSLNLLNIDEKIHDIRFVEDNWKNPTLGAWGIGWEVWLNGMEITQFTYFQQVGGLECNPVTVEITYGLERIAMHMQNKSNVYDLVWSVHDNKKINYGDIFKQNEIEQSQYNFQYSDIDFLFNSFQQYEKEAIKLINLKQPLFLVSYEKILQANHIFNLLDARKVLSSNERQNYILRVRKLTTQIAIKYLNSREKLGFPLCNKKREKHEKKNIIN, from the coding sequence ATGAAAAATTATCATAATAATTTTTATCATTTAATTAAAACTTTACAAGAATACTGGTCACAACAACAGTGTACTATTTTTCAACCCTTAGATCTTCCAATAGGAGCAGGTACTTTTCATAATATAACCTTTTTAGGTACCATTGGACCAGAACCAATCAATGCTGCATATGTACAAGCCTGCCGTCGTCCTTCTGATGGAAGATATGGAGAAAATCCTAATCGTTTGCAACATTATTATCAATTTCAAGTCATTATAAAACCTCCTCCAAAAAATATTCAAAATCTTTATTTAAATTCGTTGAATTTATTAAATATAGATGAAAAAATACATGATATACGTTTTGTAGAAGATAATTGGAAAAATCCTACATTAGGTGCTTGGGGTATTGGGTGGGAAGTTTGGTTAAATGGTATGGAAATTACTCAATTTACTTATTTTCAACAAGTAGGCGGATTAGAATGTAATCCTGTAACTGTAGAAATAACATACGGTTTAGAAAGAATTGCTATGCATATGCAAAATAAATCAAATGTATATGATCTGGTTTGGAGTGTGCATGATAATAAAAAAATAAATTATGGTGATATTTTCAAACAAAATGAAATAGAACAATCACAGTATAATTTTCAATATTCTGATATTGATTTTTTATTTAATTCCTTTCAACAATATGAAAAAGAAGCAATAAAATTAATAAATTTAAAACAACCACTATTTCTCGTATCATATGAAAAAATATTACAAGCAAATCATATATTCAACTTATTAGATGCAAGAAAAGTTTTATCTTCAAACGAACGTCAAAATTACATTTTACGAGTTCGAAAATTAACTACTCAAATTGCAATAAAATATTTAAATTCAAGAGAAAAACTAGGTTTTCCATTATGTAACAAAAAAAGAGAAAAACATGAAAAAAAAAACATTATTAATTGA
- the nfo gene encoding deoxyribonuclease IV, whose translation MNYIGAHISSSGGLEKIILRAVQIKATAFSFFTKNQRQWFSPPLVQKTIDCFKDLCIKHAFTPQQILPHSSYLINLGHPIDELLEKSRTSFIDEMIRCNQLGLILLNFHPGSHLNKITEGSCLLRIAKSINIALEKTKNVIAVIENTAGQGTNVGYCFEHLSQIIENVHDKSRVGVCIDTCHLFASGYDLRTEQDCKNTFEKFNNLIGLKYLRGIHLNDSKRKLNSRIDRHESLGLGEIGKLAFRWIIRNKNFYNIPIILETVNPKIWKEEIHWLRSQKKYNQKIFLY comes from the coding sequence ATGAATTATATTGGAGCACATATTAGTTCTTCTGGTGGTTTGGAAAAAATAATTTTACGTGCTGTTCAAATAAAAGCAACAGCATTTTCTTTTTTTACGAAGAATCAGCGTCAGTGGTTCTCTCCTCCATTGGTTCAAAAAACAATAGATTGTTTTAAAGATTTATGTATTAAGCATGCATTTACACCTCAACAAATTCTACCTCATAGTAGTTATTTAATTAATTTAGGCCATCCTATTGATGAATTATTAGAAAAGTCTAGAACATCTTTTATTGATGAAATGATTCGTTGTAACCAACTTGGTTTAATACTTTTAAACTTTCATCCAGGTAGTCACTTAAATAAAATTACTGAAGGTTCTTGTTTGTTAAGAATTGCTAAATCTATTAATATAGCTTTAGAAAAAACTAAAAATGTAATTGCAGTAATAGAAAATACAGCAGGACAAGGAACTAATGTAGGATATTGTTTTGAACATTTATCTCAAATTATTGAAAATGTTCATGATAAATCTAGAGTTGGGGTATGTATTGATACTTGTCATTTGTTTGCATCAGGATACGATTTGCGTACTGAGCAAGATTGTAAAAATACATTTGAAAAATTTAATAATTTAATAGGATTAAAATATTTAAGAGGGATACATTTAAATGATTCTAAAAGAAAACTTAATAGTCGTATTGATCGTCATGAAAGTTTGGGATTAGGTGAAATAGGGAAATTAGCTTTTAGATGGATAATTAGAAATAAGAATTTCTACAATATTCCAATTATTTTAGAAACGGTTAATCCTAAGATATGGAAAGAAGAGATTCATTGGTTAAGATCACAAAAAAAATATAATCAAAAAATTTTTTTATATTAA
- the rplY gene encoding 50S ribosomal protein L25 yields MLTLQADKRQEKGKSFSRRLRINNKFPGVLYGSDKSEILLILDHNAVFNLQKKYEFYKENLFLLIGDEKYKVKVQAIQRHAFKLKLLHIDFIYV; encoded by the coding sequence ATGTTAACACTACAAGCAGACAAAAGACAAGAAAAAGGTAAAAGTTTTAGTCGACGATTACGTATTAATAATAAGTTTCCAGGAGTTTTATATGGATCTGATAAATCTGAAATTTTACTTATACTAGATCATAACGCTGTTTTTAATTTACAAAAAAAATATGAATTTTATAAAGAAAATTTATTTTTACTTATTGGAGATGAAAAATATAAAGTTAAAGTGCAAGCTATTCAACGGCATGCGTTTAAGTTAAAATTATTGCATATTGATTTTATATATGTTTAG
- a CDS encoding DedA family protein — MESWLTSLITQSLTYSLLVVGIVSFLESLALVGLLLPGIILMTTLGTFIGDGRLSFYPAWISGTVGCLLGDWISYYIGLYFKNWLCNFNFLRKNQRLLDKTKSLLHKHSIITIIIGRFIGPTRPLIPMVSGMLKLPLKKFIFPSIVGCILWPPVYFFPGIVTGIAIKIPQSSQNDYFKWFLLSIAILIWLGIWLISKWWNMRKNHIINTASFFTKKKIGWLAFLTISSGFLSLIFIQFHPTMLIFRKIFFTILLGTS, encoded by the coding sequence ATGGAATCTTGGTTAACATCTTTAATAACACAGTCTTTAACATACTCTCTCTTAGTAGTTGGTATCGTGTCTTTTTTGGAATCTCTTGCCTTAGTAGGATTATTACTTCCTGGTATCATTTTAATGACTACCTTAGGTACATTTATAGGTGATGGAAGATTATCATTCTATCCTGCTTGGATTTCTGGTACAGTTGGATGTTTATTAGGTGATTGGATTTCATATTATATCGGTTTATATTTTAAAAATTGGTTATGTAATTTTAATTTTTTAAGAAAAAATCAAAGATTACTTGATAAAACAAAATCCTTATTGCATAAACATAGTATAATTACAATCATTATCGGACGATTTATAGGACCAACTAGACCCTTAATACCAATGGTTTCTGGAATGTTGAAACTACCATTAAAAAAATTTATTTTCCCTAGTATTGTTGGATGTATATTGTGGCCACCAGTATATTTTTTCCCTGGTATAGTCACAGGAATCGCTATAAAAATACCACAAAGTTCTCAAAATGATTATTTCAAATGGTTTTTATTATCTATTGCAATTTTGATATGGCTGGGAATATGGCTGATATCAAAATGGTGGAACATGAGAAAAAATCATATAATTAATACTGCATCTTTTTTTACTAAGAAAAAAATCGGATGGCTGGCATTTTTAACTATATCGTCTGGATTTTTAAGCTTAATTTTTATACAGTTTCATCCTACAATGCTAATTTTTAGAAAAATTTTTTTTACTATATTATTAGGGACATCATAA